The following proteins come from a genomic window of Meiothermus sp. Pnk-1:
- a CDS encoding alpha/beta hydrolase codes for MTAELGFIHRFEAGTSDTTLLLLHGTGGNEHSLIGLARDLSPTAKLLSPRGKVLENGAPRFFRRLALGVFDEADLKAQAADLARFVQDAAERYGLAAGQVYALGYSNGANMAAALLLLHPEVLAGGVLLRPVLPLEPPALPDLSGKAAFLAAGRRDPWSPADRVEALAQRLRQGGAEVELRWQDAGHELHPEELEAARAWLARRV; via the coding sequence ATGACCGCCGAGCTGGGCTTCATCCACCGCTTCGAGGCGGGAACTTCCGACACCACGCTGCTACTGCTGCACGGCACCGGGGGCAACGAGCACAGCCTGATCGGGCTGGCGCGGGACCTCTCCCCTACCGCCAAGCTGCTCTCCCCCCGCGGGAAAGTCCTGGAGAACGGCGCTCCCCGCTTCTTCCGGCGGCTGGCGCTGGGCGTGTTCGACGAGGCCGACCTCAAGGCCCAGGCCGCCGACCTCGCCCGCTTCGTGCAGGACGCCGCCGAGCGCTACGGCTTGGCCGCAGGCCAGGTGTATGCCCTGGGCTACTCCAACGGGGCCAACATGGCCGCCGCACTGCTGTTGCTACACCCAGAGGTGCTGGCCGGGGGTGTGCTGCTCCGCCCGGTGCTCCCCCTCGAGCCCCCCGCCCTGCCCGACCTCTCGGGCAAGGCCGCCTTCCTCGCGGCGGGCCGCCGCGACCCCTGGTCGCCCGCGGACCGGGTCGAGGCGCTCGCACAGCGGCTGCGCCAAGGCGGGGCCGAGGTCGAGCTGCGCTGGCAAGATGCCGGCCACGAGCTGCACCCGGAGGAACTCGAGGCGGCCCGGGCCTGGCTAGCCCGGCGGGTGTAA
- a CDS encoding ring-cleaving dioxygenase, translating to MENVTGIHHITAMATKAQRNLDFYAGVLGMRLVKRSVNQDDPGTYHLFYADAEGRPGTDLTFFPWENLAAPRKGTGLAVEVQLAVPQGSLEFWGERLQRYGVKLGGAEVRFGERALPFQDPDGLEVALVESAPRPFTPWEHSTVPEDKQIMGLHGARLWERALYPTAEFLRRALGFELAGQENGWSRFTVAGGGSGKFVDIKEYPNLPPGRWGRGSIHHLAWRVDDSDHQLQLRRQITAAGMRATPQIDRFWFRSVYFNEPGGALFELATDGPGFAVDEDLAHLGERLVLPPWLEPQRSRIEAALPKLRLPEAEVRP from the coding sequence ATGGAAAACGTCACCGGGATTCACCACATCACCGCGATGGCCACCAAGGCCCAGCGCAACCTGGATTTCTACGCCGGGGTGCTGGGGATGCGGCTGGTGAAGCGGAGCGTCAACCAGGACGACCCCGGCACCTACCACCTCTTCTACGCCGACGCCGAGGGCCGCCCCGGCACCGACCTCACCTTCTTCCCCTGGGAGAACCTGGCCGCCCCGCGCAAGGGCACCGGCCTGGCCGTCGAGGTGCAGCTCGCCGTGCCGCAGGGCAGCCTGGAGTTCTGGGGCGAGCGCCTGCAGCGCTACGGGGTCAAGCTGGGCGGGGCCGAGGTGCGCTTCGGGGAGCGGGCCCTACCCTTCCAGGACCCGGATGGGCTCGAGGTCGCCCTGGTGGAGAGCGCCCCCCGCCCCTTCACCCCCTGGGAGCACAGCACCGTCCCCGAGGACAAACAGATCATGGGCCTGCACGGCGCGCGGCTGTGGGAGCGTGCTCTTTACCCCACCGCCGAGTTCCTCCGCCGAGCTTTGGGTTTTGAGCTTGCCGGGCAGGAGAACGGATGGAGCCGATTCACCGTGGCCGGCGGCGGCTCGGGCAAGTTCGTGGACATCAAGGAGTACCCCAACCTCCCCCCGGGGCGCTGGGGCCGGGGTAGCATCCACCACCTCGCCTGGCGGGTAGACGACAGCGACCATCAGCTACAGCTTCGCAGGCAGATCACCGCCGCCGGGATGCGGGCCACGCCGCAGATCGACCGCTTCTGGTTCCGGTCGGTCTACTTCAACGAGCCGGGCGGGGCGCTGTTCGAGCTGGCCACCGACGGCCCCGGCTTCGCGGTGGACGAAGACTTAGCCCACCTCGGCGAGCGGTTGGTGCTGCCGCCGTGGCTCGAGCCCCAGCGCTCGCGCATCGAGGCCGCGCTGCCAAAGCTGCGCCTGCCCGAGGCCGAGGTGCGCCCATGA
- a CDS encoding glutaredoxin domain-containing protein, with protein sequence MAARVQIYGTGWCSFSRGFQNYLRSLHIPFEFFDVEKDPAAEEAARLMNGGALKFPMVVVGELEGHWKPGDDARTLKNPRLAELQEALRRYGFTVS encoded by the coding sequence ATGGCGGCCCGAGTCCAGATCTACGGAACCGGCTGGTGCAGCTTCAGCCGCGGCTTCCAAAACTATCTGCGGAGCCTACACATCCCCTTTGAGTTCTTTGACGTCGAAAAGGATCCCGCCGCAGAAGAGGCCGCCCGCCTCATGAACGGCGGAGCGCTCAAGTTCCCGATGGTGGTGGTGGGGGAACTCGAGGGCCACTGGAAACCCGGCGACGACGCCCGCACGCTGAAAAACCCGCGCCTGGCGGAGTTGCAGGAAGCCCTGCGGCGCTACGGCTTCACGGTAAGCTGA
- a CDS encoding YceI family protein: MRWNLDPSHTSLDFKVRHMGIASVRGSLKVLSGSVETDEAGRPVHIEAVIDAKSIATGDPQRDNHLRSADFLHAEQYPEIRFASTQIEPLGGNRYRIQGNLTIRDVTKPVTLEAETSAPIKDPWGMQRIAASASGGLNRKDWNLTWNQVLELGALLVGEEVKFNLEVEAVAPAPVTAQ, from the coding sequence ATGCGGTGGAATCTCGATCCTAGCCATACCAGCCTCGATTTCAAAGTACGCCATATGGGCATCGCGAGCGTGCGGGGAAGCCTCAAGGTCCTCTCGGGAAGTGTGGAGACCGACGAAGCCGGGCGCCCAGTACACATCGAAGCCGTGATAGACGCCAAAAGCATCGCCACCGGCGACCCGCAGCGTGATAACCACCTCCGCTCCGCGGACTTCCTCCATGCCGAGCAGTACCCCGAAATCCGCTTCGCCAGCACCCAGATTGAGCCCCTAGGAGGTAATCGTTACCGCATCCAGGGCAACCTCACCATCCGCGACGTCACCAAACCGGTGACCCTAGAAGCCGAGACCAGCGCTCCCATCAAAGACCCTTGGGGTATGCAGCGCATCGCGGCCAGCGCCAGCGGGGGGCTCAACCGCAAAGACTGGAACCTCACCTGGAACCAGGTGCTGGAACTGGGGGCTTTGCTGGTGGGCGAAGAGGTGAAGTTCAACCTCGAGGTCGAGGCCGTAGCCCCAGCGCCCGTCACAGCTCAGTAG